Within the Planctomycetaceae bacterium genome, the region CTCTTCTTTGGATTCAGGCAGCCCCCGCCTCCCGGGACGTACACGGTTCGGGCCGAAATCAGTCAGGGAGAATCACTGCCTCCGCTACAGATGCAGCAGACTCTCCAGCTTTCCACCATGCTTCAGGAAAGCATGTCAACCAGCAAAGCCACTCCGAAGACCAACGTGGAATAGACCGCATTCCGTCCGATCTGTTCGTTTTCAGTGATGAGACACACAGGCAACGGTCGAACTACTCGACGCAGTTCAGCGATTTTCCCGAACCTCTTGGTTGCCCACAGCAAGGATCTTTTCTAGACTGCGTGGCGACCTTGTCGGCGTCGGTTCATGGCCTGACAGGTTGATAAAGTGCTGTTCGCGCAAGTGGCGAAATCGGCAGACGCGCTAGCTTCAGGAGCTAGTGGGGTAACACCCGTGGAGGTTCAAGTCCTCTCTTGCGCACTTTAGGGTTCTGAAAAAGAACAAGAGAACACTGAGGCCCGGCTTTTAAAAGCCGGGCCTTTTCTTTTGCTTCATGGTTCATTCTCCGGGGTTCTAACGGGGATAATCGTCTTTCAGCGATCGGAGAAGGCATGTTGGAGATCGGACGGTTTTCATTTGGTGTCGGTGATCGATTTGCCCATCAGGCCGGCGCCCAATTGCGGGCTTTTCAAATGCTGGCCGATAAGGGCATCGAAGTCGTACCTGTCTGGAATAAATCCAATCGTGAACATACGTTCGTTGGATCTGAACCACAGTGTGTGTTCGATGCTGCTCAGGCTGCGGTCAACGCTCTGGGATGGAATCGCCCATGGCACGTTGACGCCGACCACATTAATCTGAAAACAGTCGATCGCTTTCTTCCGTGTTCAGACTTCTTCACGCTGGATGTTGCCGATTCCATTGGTCACCCCGCTTCAGAATCAGACGTCTGTGCATTCGTCGATCGGCACCCGGAACTGGTTGGAACCGTCACGATTCAGGGAATTGAACAACCTTTCACCACATCAAGACAGGACGTTGAAAGTACGGCAGCGAAGTACCTGAAGGCGGTTCATGATGCCGGTGCCATCTACCGACACATTGCTGCGGCAAAAGGCGAAGAAAACTTTATAGCCGAAGTTTCAATGGACGAAACAGACGCTCCTCAATCTCCATCGGAGCTGCTGGTGATTCTGGCGGCACTGGCGGACCAAAAAGTGCGTGTGCAGACGATCGCTCCCAAGTTCACGGGCAGATTCAACAAAGGGGTCGACTATGTCGGAAATCTTGTGCAGTTCGAAAAGGAATTCAGCGAGGATCTCGCTGTTATCGCTCACGCTGTCGCTCAGTATGGATTGCCGTCGAATCTGAAGCTCAGCGTTCACAGCGGAAGCGATAAGTTCAGCATCTACCCGATCATTCGACGATGCCTTGCTGCCACAGGTGCAGGCTTACATTTGAAGACCGCTGGAACGACATGGCTTGAAGAACTCATCGGACTTGCCGAAGCCGGTGGAGACGGGCTTGAACTGGCAAAAGAAATCTACGCATACGCGCTCGAACACGTGGATGAGCTCTGCTCGCCTTATGCCAGTGTGATCGACATTGATAAGTCTAAACTCCCCACAGCAGAAACAGTGAATCGTTGGGGTGGCAGCCAGATGGCGAGCGTTCTTCGTCACATCCCTGGACATCCGGAATTCAATGCTCATGTGCGGCAGTTGCTGCATGTCTCGTTCAAGATTGCGGCCAGGGCAGGCAGTCAATACACCGATCTACTGAAATTCAACGAAGAAATCGTCGGGCAACAAGTGACAGAAAACATCTTCGATCGCCACATGAAGCCGCTGTTTCTGGAGTAATTCACCAGCAATTGACAGAAAACTCCAGTGGATTGCGACCTGAGTTCTGACTCCGATTTCGCAGATCGCTTTGACTTTCCGCAGAACAAGGGATC harbors:
- a CDS encoding tagaturonate epimerase family protein produces the protein MLEIGRFSFGVGDRFAHQAGAQLRAFQMLADKGIEVVPVWNKSNREHTFVGSEPQCVFDAAQAAVNALGWNRPWHVDADHINLKTVDRFLPCSDFFTLDVADSIGHPASESDVCAFVDRHPELVGTVTIQGIEQPFTTSRQDVESTAAKYLKAVHDAGAIYRHIAAAKGEENFIAEVSMDETDAPQSPSELLVILAALADQKVRVQTIAPKFTGRFNKGVDYVGNLVQFEKEFSEDLAVIAHAVAQYGLPSNLKLSVHSGSDKFSIYPIIRRCLAATGAGLHLKTAGTTWLEELIGLAEAGGDGLELAKEIYAYALEHVDELCSPYASVIDIDKSKLPTAETVNRWGGSQMASVLRHIPGHPEFNAHVRQLLHVSFKIAARAGSQYTDLLKFNEEIVGQQVTENIFDRHMKPLFLE